The nucleotide window GTTGACCAGACCGGCGCGGCCTGCCACACCGGCTTTCGTAGTTGCTTCTATCGCCGCGTCGGACCCAACGGGGTCGAGGAAGTCGGCACGCGGCTGGTCGATCCCAAGCAGGTTTACCGCCAGGGCTGACGACTGATAGAGCTGACGGCGGGCGAACTTGATGGCGGCCGAACCTGACGGCCGGTAGATCGCGAACCCGCCATTCGCTCGTCCCTCCTGATTGAATCGTTTCACCCTCTCAAGCTACGCATCAAAAACACCATGAGCGCTGAACAACAACTCAAAGATCACAACCTCGTCCTCCCCCCCGCGCCCAAGCCGGCCGGCGTCTACAAGCCGGTCGTGTACATCGGCAATCTGGCCTATGTGTCGGGGCACGGCCCCTTGAAGAACGATGGTTCGATGCACACCGGCCGCGTCGGCGGCGACTTAACCCAGCAGCAAGGCTACGATGCCGCGCGGCAGACGGGCCTGGCCATCCTGGCCACGCTGCGAGCCAGCCTGGGGAGCCTGGACCGCGTGAAGCGCGTGATCAAGGTGCTGGGCATGGTGCAGTGCACCCCCGAGTTCGCCGCCCAGCCGGCCGTGATCAACGGCTGCAGCGAGCTGTTCGCCCAGGTATTCGGCAGCGACAACGGCGTGGGTGCCCGCAGCGCGGTCGGCATGAACGCCCTGCCCTCGAACATCGCGGTCGAAATCGAAGTGATCTTTGAAGTCGATCCGCCCAAGTAAGTCGGTGACAGCAAAAACGTAAGCGTCGTGCAGGCGACGCGCAAGTGTCCTATTTCCCAACTGAGTTGAGTTTCACGAGTACGAGCGACGATTCATGAGCGACCCTTATTTTCAGCCCAAGTTCGCGGAGCGCATTGGCGGCATCAACTACGGCAAGGGAACCGAGATCTACAAGTTCGAGAAGATCAAGCGCGCCAAGCGCAAGGCGCTGGCCGAGCATCCCGACCGCTCACTGATCGACTTTGGCATTGGCGAAAACGACGAGCTGGCCCCCGAGAGCGTCCGTCGCGTGATGAACGCCGAGGTCAACCAGCCGGCCAACCGCGGCTATGCCGACAATGGCATCGCCGCCTACAAGGAAGCGGCCGCCCGGTTCATGCAACGGCAACTGGGCGTCACGCTCGACCCGGCGACCGAAGTCAATCACTGCATTGGCTCGAAGACCGCGCTGGCCATGTTGCCCTCGTGCTTCATCAACCCGGGCGACGTCACGTTGATGACGGTGCCGGGCTACCCCGTGGCCGGCACACACACGCGCTATTGCGGCGGGACGGTTCATCGGTTGCCGCTACTGGCTGAGCACGATTTCTTTCCCGACTTGAAGTCGATTCCGGCCGACGTGCTGGCCAAGACCAAGTTGCTGGTCCTGAACTATCCGAACAGCCCGACCGGCAAGCTGGCCACGCGCGAGTTCTACGAGCGGGTCGTGGAGTTCGCCCAGGAGCACAAGATTGTCGTCGTGCAAGACGCGGCCCACATGATGCTCAGCTACGACGCCAAGCCGCTCAGCTTCTTGTCGGTGCCGGGGGGCAAGGACGTCGGCGTCGAGATCCACTCGATGAGCAAGGGCTGGCATATGATCGGCTGGCGGCTGGGCTTTGTCTGTGGCCATCCGAAAATCGTCCAGGCCTTTGCCGACGTCAAGGACAACAACGACAGCGGCCAGTTCATGGCCATTCAAAAGGCCGGCGCGGCCGCGCTGGACGACGACGCCATCACCACCCAGGTTCGCGCCAAGTATCGCCGCCGGCTCACGAAGCTGGTCGAGGTGTTGAAGCGGTGCGGGTTCGATTGTCGGATGCCCGGCGGGACGTACTTCCTGTACACCCCGTCGCCGAAGGGTCTGCAAGACGGCACGCGGTTCGAGAAC belongs to Planctomycetota bacterium and includes:
- a CDS encoding RidA family protein: MSAEQQLKDHNLVLPPAPKPAGVYKPVVYIGNLAYVSGHGPLKNDGSMHTGRVGGDLTQQQGYDAARQTGLAILATLRASLGSLDRVKRVIKVLGMVQCTPEFAAQPAVINGCSELFAQVFGSDNGVGARSAVGMNALPSNIAVEIEVIFEVDPPK
- a CDS encoding LL-diaminopimelate aminotransferase; translated protein: MSDPYFQPKFAERIGGINYGKGTEIYKFEKIKRAKRKALAEHPDRSLIDFGIGENDELAPESVRRVMNAEVNQPANRGYADNGIAAYKEAAARFMQRQLGVTLDPATEVNHCIGSKTALAMLPSCFINPGDVTLMTVPGYPVAGTHTRYCGGTVHRLPLLAEHDFFPDLKSIPADVLAKTKLLVLNYPNSPTGKLATREFYERVVEFAQEHKIVVVQDAAHMMLSYDAKPLSFLSVPGGKDVGVEIHSMSKGWHMIGWRLGFVCGHPKIVQAFADVKDNNDSGQFMAIQKAGAAALDDDAITTQVRAKYRRRLTKLVEVLKRCGFDCRMPGGTYFLYTPSPKGLQDGTRFENAEAASQYLINDHSIVTVPWDDAGAFLRFSVTYEAADEAAEDALMRATEQRLNKIGPVFK